From Saprospiraceae bacterium, one genomic window encodes:
- a CDS encoding GNAT family N-acetyltransferase gives MSRIEFQKLSLKDLDELREISIKTFYESFAMGNTEENMRKYLTEAFSLEQLSAELTDENVEFYFASIHQERIGYIKLNHGLAQTEMKEDNALEIERIYVLRNYQGQKVGQALYEKALHIARQHKLDYIWLGVWEKNTAAIRFYERIGFVEFDRHIFKLGDEDQTDIMLKVRVEHS, from the coding sequence TTGAGTAGAATAGAATTCCAAAAACTTAGTCTCAAGGATCTTGATGAACTGCGGGAAATCAGCATAAAGACTTTCTATGAGTCCTTTGCCATGGGCAATACTGAGGAAAATATGAGGAAGTATTTAACTGAGGCTTTTTCTTTAGAACAGTTAAGTGCAGAACTTACGGATGAAAATGTTGAGTTTTACTTTGCAAGCATTCATCAAGAGCGAATAGGATATATAAAACTAAATCATGGTCTGGCACAAACCGAGATGAAGGAAGACAATGCTCTTGAGATCGAACGCATTTATGTTTTACGCAATTATCAAGGCCAAAAAGTAGGGCAAGCCCTTTATGAAAAGGCACTTCATATAGCAAGACAACATAAGCTTGACTATATATGGCTGGGCGTTTGGGAAAAAAATACAGCTGCCATCAGGTTTTATGAAAGAATTGGTTTTGTTGAATTTGACCGGCATATTTTCAAATTGGGCGATGAAGATCAAACAGATATCATGTTGAAAGTAAGAGTAGAGCACAGCTGA
- a CDS encoding T9SS type A sorting domain-containing protein — translation MILVVFFDHSVVQTQDLDPVKKISYDQLETVSFAISSDLSLETLHPSDILMARSEVTKKSKIITVDQSGKLRTETISLYSNGQEKSQFTRPYRTVLDDQGVKFYNAENVLYFQEQHSEGEEIPTFELTEDFMDHFGYHPTLQKPNQDELYALINSGFSIDFDGQSILTLVDSNFRAVFDFIKQSTLEEFYKNGVLHHSIYTQFSPELENGMTVKVLTIDKSYLSLRNGGLMEKTTQTEFNNYEIDNQSVYQIENFNDLNTRSNSSQSRITINQFDNKVFTKQESVVLWPNPMTDIINVEVNDSAGKLEYRILNLQGQTIVSGGFQRKIQINLSDISSGSYILEIKNGTNFYYKKFQKI, via the coding sequence TTGATCCTTGTTGTATTTTTTGATCATTCAGTTGTCCAAACACAAGATTTGGATCCTGTTAAAAAAATTAGTTATGATCAGCTTGAGACCGTTTCATTTGCGATTTCCAGTGATTTAAGCCTGGAGACTCTTCACCCATCCGACATTCTAATGGCACGTAGTGAAGTAACTAAAAAAAGCAAAATCATCACGGTAGATCAGTCTGGTAAATTAAGAACGGAAACAATTTCGTTGTATAGCAATGGTCAAGAAAAGAGCCAATTTACAAGACCTTATCGAACCGTTCTGGATGATCAAGGAGTTAAATTTTATAATGCTGAGAATGTCCTTTATTTTCAAGAGCAACATTCAGAAGGTGAAGAAATTCCAACTTTTGAATTAACGGAAGATTTTATGGATCATTTTGGCTATCATCCCACCTTGCAAAAGCCAAATCAAGATGAGCTATATGCACTGATTAATTCTGGTTTTTCAATTGATTTTGATGGACAGAGTATTCTGACCTTAGTTGATTCTAATTTCCGCGCAGTTTTTGATTTTATCAAGCAATCCACTTTGGAGGAATTTTATAAAAATGGTGTATTGCACCATAGCATATATACCCAGTTTTCTCCAGAATTGGAAAATGGTATGACTGTTAAAGTCTTGACTATTGATAAGTCTTACCTCTCCCTAAGAAATGGAGGATTAATGGAAAAAACCACTCAGACTGAATTTAATAATTATGAAATAGACAACCAATCAGTTTATCAAATAGAGAATTTTAACGATTTAAACACGAGATCCAATAGTTCTCAGTCGAGAATAACAATAAATCAATTTGACAACAAGGTATTTACAAAACAAGAGTCGGTGGTTTTATGGCCTAATCCAATGACAGATATCATAAATGTTGAGGTGAATGATTCTGCTGGTAAATTGGAATACAGGATATTAAACTTACAAGGTCAAACCATTGTCTCAGGTGGATTTCAAAGAAAAATACAAATTAACCTTTCCGACATTTCTAGCGGATCATACATTCTGGAAATTAAAAATGGAACTAATTTTTACTACAAAAAATTTCAAAAAATCTAA
- a CDS encoding serine hydrolase, giving the protein MKQFLLSAFILIFGSCFQVAFGQDKVVDLPMDQFDKILSEHFKPNETGATVLVSKKGQVIYHKAFGMANLELNVPMHTDHVFWLASIGKQFTAVAILQLIEKGKLELHDEITRFIPDYPTQGNRITIEHLLTHTSGIHNYSGIKDPEKKLAVDCKPEEVIDFFKNLPMRFAPGTKWEYSNSGYFLLGYIIEKISGKKYAEYLDENIFKPLGMANTHFANNKRIINNRVGAYSMGNQGYENSRYLNETIIFSAGAIQTTVSDFFKWHEAVHSYKLVRKETMDKAFNRYKLSDGQEVDYGYGWRLGYLYDRPSIWHGGMIEGYGTMELHLPKDDVFIVILTNCDCTYPKDIVRRLAALTIGKPYQYEEIIIDKKVLSHYSGLYENQMGRQHLITVIENQLYFHSGRGPKFQLKPYQIDKFYFADDLMETIEFDRNHQGEIVSFTLQKLTGNESFLKTNKPIPDENGIKLEEKILASYEGDYEIPSAFTFKVVRDESRIFIKVVGQDPFEIYAQTENKFFAKVEDAQFEFMKDSAGKITKVILNQGGRQIEAIKLNEQ; this is encoded by the coding sequence ATGAAACAGTTCCTTCTATCCGCATTCATTCTCATCTTTGGATCTTGCTTCCAGGTAGCTTTTGGTCAGGACAAGGTAGTAGATCTTCCCATGGATCAATTTGACAAAATCTTGTCGGAGCATTTCAAACCAAATGAAACAGGTGCTACTGTTTTGGTTTCAAAAAAAGGACAGGTTATCTATCATAAGGCTTTCGGTATGGCGAATCTTGAATTAAATGTGCCCATGCATACAGATCATGTATTCTGGTTGGCTTCCATTGGTAAGCAGTTTACTGCGGTCGCCATCCTCCAATTGATCGAAAAGGGAAAATTAGAACTGCACGACGAAATCACCAGATTTATTCCTGATTATCCTACGCAGGGAAATAGAATCACCATTGAACATTTGCTCACCCATACCTCTGGCATTCATAATTATTCAGGAATCAAAGACCCGGAAAAGAAATTGGCGGTTGATTGTAAACCGGAGGAGGTCATAGATTTCTTCAAGAACCTGCCAATGCGATTTGCACCGGGAACAAAATGGGAATACAGCAATTCTGGATACTTTTTACTGGGTTACATTATTGAAAAAATTTCCGGTAAAAAATATGCAGAATACCTGGATGAAAATATTTTTAAGCCATTGGGAATGGCGAATACCCATTTTGCCAATAACAAAAGAATTATTAATAACCGTGTGGGTGCTTATAGTATGGGAAACCAAGGTTATGAAAACTCGAGATATTTAAATGAGACGATTATTTTCTCTGCCGGAGCAATCCAAACCACGGTTTCAGATTTTTTTAAATGGCATGAGGCAGTTCATTCTTACAAATTGGTCAGGAAAGAAACCATGGACAAAGCTTTCAACCGATATAAATTGTCGGATGGGCAAGAAGTGGACTATGGCTATGGTTGGCGTCTTGGATACTTGTACGATCGTCCAAGCATTTGGCACGGCGGGATGATCGAAGGTTATGGAACCATGGAACTCCATTTGCCAAAGGATGATGTATTTATTGTGATCTTAACAAATTGTGATTGTACTTATCCCAAGGATATTGTCAGGAGATTGGCCGCATTGACCATCGGAAAGCCCTACCAATATGAGGAAATCATCATTGATAAAAAAGTGTTGTCTCATTATTCAGGACTTTATGAAAATCAAATGGGTCGCCAACATCTGATTACAGTCATTGAAAATCAACTCTATTTTCATTCCGGCAGAGGACCCAAATTCCAATTAAAGCCCTATCAAATAGACAAGTTTTATTTCGCAGATGATTTAATGGAAACCATTGAATTTGATAGAAATCATCAGGGAGAAATAGTCTCATTCACTCTCCAGAAACTCACTGGAAACGAATCATTCCTTAAAACAAATAAACCGATTCCGGATGAAAACGGAATCAAGCTGGAAGAGAAGATTTTAGCAAGTTATGAGGGTGATTATGAAATTCCATCGGCTTTCACTTTTAAGGTTGTCCGGGATGAATCGCGAATCTTTATAAAAGTAGTCGGACAAGACCCGTTTGAAATTTATGCTCAGACAGAAAACAAGTTTTTTGCCAAGGTGGAAGATGCTCAATTTGAATTTATGAAAGACAGTGCGGGGAAAATTACAAAAGTAATCCTGAACCAGGGAGGAAGACAAATTGAAGCGATCAAATTAAATGAACAATAG
- a CDS encoding PQQ-binding-like beta-propeller repeat protein codes for MKTIKLICLFCLLNGFMSCEPSDLITIILDQHPQDTTFTASVIDSNIVWKYNPGLNRNIFSSMNPVLYGNTVLFSRRTSGLQDGLMFFDKKTGVLLNLFENHTSNEWLSGESYQYQHYCVLTDWYEVFLLDMENKKIQRRFNLKNFGYEARPRISGFGEWIYISVGHNGHPRKNYTNTWLRWNLTTDQMEEILSIEDPGTFEASFESLAFWLKPNGDTVMIFQNRQYDFINKNRRIDLYAFNIRTKEFEWKLDSITKTGNSTIFPILIQDDRLYFQGVNDVYCYSCYDGSLIWERYFPEVGISNANALLEEGNYILQAGENKMIGINSLNGKINWTNHSAGYSLSNLVYHKGYIYYETGKDGLGVLRRIRVSDGKVDWTLFPSAYKQLTNASYGTSGIAIDHETNLLYSNDRVYHLCIKLPK; via the coding sequence ATGAAAACAATTAAATTGATTTGCTTATTCTGTCTTTTAAATGGATTTATGAGTTGTGAACCCAGTGATCTGATCACAATTATTTTAGATCAACACCCTCAGGATACCACATTTACTGCGTCAGTTATAGACAGCAATATTGTTTGGAAGTACAATCCGGGTTTAAACCGCAATATATTCTCTTCCATGAATCCAGTACTGTATGGCAATACCGTATTGTTTAGCCGCAGGACTTCGGGATTACAGGATGGGTTAATGTTTTTTGACAAAAAGACAGGAGTGCTTCTGAATTTATTTGAAAATCATACGAGTAATGAATGGTTATCTGGAGAGAGCTATCAATACCAGCATTATTGTGTACTGACTGACTGGTACGAAGTATTTTTATTGGACATGGAAAACAAAAAAATACAAAGAAGATTCAACCTAAAAAATTTTGGATATGAAGCCCGTCCCAGGATTTCAGGATTTGGAGAATGGATATACATTTCTGTAGGCCATAATGGCCATCCAAGGAAAAATTATACAAACACATGGTTGCGATGGAACCTGACCACAGACCAAATGGAAGAGATCTTGTCTATAGAAGATCCAGGAACTTTCGAAGCAAGTTTTGAATCACTGGCTTTTTGGTTAAAGCCAAATGGAGATACCGTAATGATCTTTCAAAACCGACAATATGATTTTATTAATAAAAATCGGCGTATCGATCTATATGCTTTTAATATAAGGACTAAGGAATTTGAATGGAAATTGGACTCTATTACCAAAACTGGCAATTCCACTATTTTTCCAATTCTCATACAAGATGATCGTTTGTATTTTCAAGGTGTAAATGACGTCTATTGTTATAGTTGCTATGATGGGAGTTTAATTTGGGAACGGTATTTTCCGGAAGTAGGAATTTCTAATGCAAACGCCTTACTGGAGGAAGGAAATTATATACTTCAAGCCGGAGAGAATAAAATGATTGGGATAAATTCTTTGAATGGGAAAATTAACTGGACTAATCATTCTGCAGGCTATTCACTAAGCAATTTAGTATATCACAAAGGATATATTTATTATGAGACAGGTAAGGATGGATTAGGAGTCTTACGACGGATAAGGGTAAGTGATGGAAAAGTGGATTGGACGCTTTTTCCAAGCGCCTACAAACAGTTAACAAACGCATCCTACGGCACTTCCGGAATAGCTATTGACCATGAGACCAACCTGCTTTATTCCAATGACCGGGTGTATCATTTGTGTATTAAATTACCTAAATGA
- a CDS encoding histidine kinase encodes MKFSSAFNRYQFYLWSGLAWLLLWIFSAFMTHEETFVPQVLNEVWRAVFITGVHLLFFEWSVPYIIKKRKMIYVNFLAGILFTGLHFILLSFGLYGWKVLGVQCQIYTILRHVSIVPDTAYQRMMEDVLFQAQGGFSSFIFFGLSKLLYDNYRLKQVTQQLLLEKKEAELNYLKSQTNPHFLFNTLNNIYSLAIEKSDQTQESILRLSSILRFMLYETSEKFISLEQEIAIVNDYIALEKLRYDDSLKVNFVYDIDDKEQKLPPLMLIPLVENAFKHGVSESSHLPFVDIHLSVQNNQLCFKVKNSNEYSGEEKMMKENIGLTNVKKQLQLLYTDYDLSFHSVDSVFVVTLKINLTSHV; translated from the coding sequence ATGAAATTTTCTTCGGCCTTCAATCGATATCAATTTTATTTGTGGTCAGGGCTTGCCTGGCTTTTGTTATGGATTTTTTCTGCATTCATGACACATGAAGAAACCTTTGTTCCACAAGTATTGAATGAGGTATGGAGAGCAGTCTTTATTACGGGGGTCCATTTGCTTTTCTTTGAATGGAGCGTACCCTATATCATAAAGAAGAGAAAAATGATCTATGTCAACTTTCTGGCCGGGATCCTTTTCACAGGCTTACACTTTATACTCCTTTCATTTGGATTGTATGGCTGGAAAGTACTGGGAGTCCAATGTCAGATTTATACCATTTTAAGGCATGTAAGCATCGTTCCAGACACCGCGTATCAAAGAATGATGGAAGATGTTTTGTTTCAAGCTCAGGGCGGATTCAGCTCCTTTATTTTCTTTGGTCTGTCTAAACTTTTATACGATAATTACAGACTTAAACAAGTCACCCAACAACTCTTGCTTGAAAAAAAAGAAGCAGAATTGAATTACCTCAAGTCCCAAACAAATCCTCATTTTTTATTCAATACATTGAATAATATATATTCGTTGGCCATTGAGAAATCAGACCAGACTCAGGAATCTATTTTGAGATTGTCTTCCATATTGAGATTCATGCTGTATGAAACCAGTGAAAAGTTTATCAGCCTGGAGCAAGAAATAGCCATTGTCAACGATTATATTGCCCTTGAAAAACTGAGGTATGATGATTCTCTCAAAGTAAATTTTGTATATGACATAGATGATAAGGAACAGAAACTGCCGCCTCTCATGTTGATACCCCTGGTCGAAAACGCATTCAAGCATGGTGTCTCTGAATCCAGTCATTTGCCCTTTGTGGATATCCATCTCTCTGTTCAAAACAATCAATTGTGCTTCAAGGTAAAAAATTCAAACGAATATTCCGGAGAAGAAAAGATGATGAAGGAAAACATTGGACTTACGAATGTCAAAAAGCAACTTCAACTGCTTTATACTGATTACGACTTGAGCTTCCATTCCGTTGACTCCGTCTTTGTAGTTACATTAAAAATTAATTTGACAAGCCATGTCTAA
- a CDS encoding PQQ-like beta-propeller repeat protein, with amino-acid sequence MKQFTLMLGLFFYILIHLACEPHDMPCINPPCEPIDTTMPKPMVDTNIVWKHNADTNRNICSTMKPVLFGNTVLFSRRTSGIPDGFMFFDKKTGELLHLYEDHISPNWKSGSTYQYEQFCVVTDWHEVFLLDLTTNRLIKRINLRDYGYEGLPRIGGLGEWVYLPVEKVGHPKQEYTNIWLRWNMMTYQLEEVLTIVDQGTFVAGFESLAFWFKPNGDTVMIFQNRQYDFINRNRRIDLYAYNMRTREFEWKVDSFTRTGNTSIFPIIIQEDRLYFQGGNEAFCFSCVDGSVIWNQYFPGEGFFVSNAILEEGLYVLKGETKKMYAIDHKSGNIAWVNNDAGTSSSNLVYHKGSIYYETGQDGLGVLRRIRVRDGKVDWTLFPSSYKQFSHASYGPSGIAIDHETDLLYANDRVYHLCIKLPK; translated from the coding sequence ATGAAACAATTTACTTTAATGCTTGGATTATTTTTTTACATACTCATACATTTGGCGTGTGAGCCACACGATATGCCTTGCATAAATCCACCTTGCGAGCCGATAGACACTACTATGCCAAAACCAATGGTCGATACCAATATTGTGTGGAAACACAATGCTGACACCAATCGGAATATATGTTCTACTATGAAGCCGGTGTTATTTGGAAACACAGTTTTATTCAGCCGCAGAACCTCAGGAATCCCGGATGGATTTATGTTTTTTGATAAAAAAACAGGAGAGCTTCTCCATTTATACGAGGATCATATTAGCCCAAATTGGAAATCTGGATCCACTTATCAATATGAACAATTTTGTGTGGTAACAGATTGGCATGAGGTCTTCCTGTTGGATTTAACAACGAATAGATTGATTAAACGAATCAATCTCAGAGATTATGGATATGAGGGTTTACCGAGAATCGGTGGACTTGGTGAATGGGTGTATCTTCCTGTTGAAAAAGTAGGACATCCCAAACAGGAATATACCAATATCTGGTTGCGCTGGAATATGATGACTTACCAATTGGAAGAGGTGCTCACCATCGTGGATCAAGGCACTTTTGTCGCAGGTTTTGAATCCCTTGCTTTTTGGTTTAAACCAAATGGAGATACTGTGATGATCTTTCAAAATAGACAATACGATTTTATCAATCGAAATCGACGCATCGATCTTTACGCTTACAATATGCGGACCAGAGAATTTGAATGGAAAGTTGACTCATTTACCCGAACAGGTAATACCAGTATCTTCCCAATAATCATTCAAGAGGACCGATTGTATTTTCAAGGAGGGAATGAGGCATTTTGTTTTAGCTGTGTCGATGGAAGTGTAATTTGGAATCAATATTTTCCCGGTGAAGGTTTTTTTGTTTCAAATGCGATTTTAGAGGAAGGATTATATGTACTCAAGGGTGAAACAAAAAAAATGTACGCAATCGATCATAAATCTGGAAATATAGCCTGGGTTAATAATGATGCTGGTACATCCTCAAGCAACTTGGTATATCACAAAGGTTCTATTTATTATGAGACGGGTCAGGATGGTTTAGGAGTCCTACGAAGGATTAGGGTAAGAGATGGAAAGGTGGATTGGACCTTGTTTCCAAGCTCCTACAAACAATTTTCACACGCATCCTACGGGCCATCCGGCATTGCAATTGACCATGAGACCGACCTGTTGTATGCCAATGACCGGGTGTATCATTTGTGTATTAAATTGCCAAAATAA
- a CDS encoding PorT family protein — MKDLIKFSFVIISLIITSNLFSQNLGVRIGMNLSNMYLADITHLYSKDFKLNPGIHLGLTGNLPLNRIFSLETALLFSKKGFISEGQEDYLGTLAEIKGTTNLFYLDIPLNLKAAFSMKASKIYFLFGPYIGIGIFGESRYEINQSGATKTRTELVSWGSDPEYDDIRRYDLGLIMGVGIELTSFQFGINYGFGLANISPYIADEITMNNLVFGLSLGYKFNRIRPVNYQ, encoded by the coding sequence ATGAAAGACCTTATTAAATTTTCTTTCGTCATTATTTCATTAATCATCACCTCCAACCTATTCTCACAAAATTTGGGAGTGAGAATTGGGATGAATTTATCAAACATGTATTTAGCGGATATAACGCATCTATATAGTAAAGATTTTAAATTAAATCCGGGAATTCATTTAGGTTTAACTGGCAATTTGCCACTCAACAGAATATTTTCACTTGAAACAGCTTTGCTGTTTTCAAAAAAAGGTTTTATAAGTGAAGGTCAAGAAGACTATTTAGGAACATTAGCCGAGATTAAAGGTACTACAAATCTCTTCTACCTTGATATTCCATTAAATCTAAAAGCTGCATTTAGTATGAAAGCAAGTAAAATATATTTTCTATTTGGGCCCTATATTGGAATTGGTATTTTCGGTGAATCCCGTTATGAAATAAACCAATCAGGCGCAACTAAAACAAGAACTGAATTGGTCTCATGGGGATCTGATCCGGAATATGACGATATACGTAGATATGATTTAGGGTTAATTATGGGTGTTGGAATTGAGTTGACTTCTTTTCAGTTTGGAATAAATTATGGATTTGGATTAGCCAATATTTCGCCCTATATCGCAGATGAGATTACCATGAATAATTTAGTTTTTGGATTATCACTCGGATATAAGTTTAATCGTATCCGACCAGTAAACTACCAGTAA
- a CDS encoding T9SS type A sorting domain-containing protein, whose amino-acid sequence MELLDQGKIKEYQWYDAQGRLILSKNLSDFSNTNQLDVSQLPSGAYHLKVLSENKTYTRSILVH is encoded by the coding sequence ATGGAATTGTTAGACCAAGGTAAAATCAAAGAATATCAATGGTATGATGCCCAGGGTAGATTAATTCTTTCTAAAAATCTATCTGATTTTTCGAATACAAATCAATTAGATGTAAGCCAGCTTCCTTCAGGAGCTTACCATTTAAAAGTTCTGTCAGAAAATAAAACATACACTAGAAGCATCCTGGTTCATTGA
- a CDS encoding T9SS type A sorting domain-containing protein, producing the protein MPIFASNEKIMVKSEIKSILAISCLLLAIPDGTDAQYDYKLATINPFAPVSLFNYASPALVDIDADGDFDLFVGQYASNEMLFYRNTGTRSNPAYTQQTGSDNPLVNYRNNSGCCAPSFVDIDGDGDMDMFSGVWVNIIRYFRNDGNAMNPDFVWVTDAMNPLDQVLTEGICTYPAFMDFDGDMDMDVFITDADGNILFYENTGTRNEPKFTRNEAENPIATAGLSARSKIAFHDVNEDGLTDAVIGHDLSSPELLYFENTGSKQAAKFTKKTGIDNPFRDITGPTSVAPVFADIDNDGDKDLVLGTLQSVRLYEAVQSTDANNPDSDETIIFYPNPTQNKLTISGTEIYHIEILNEQGITLTQSLNQSANSDIDVSDLPKGVYFVKLSSNKRSSIEKLIIY; encoded by the coding sequence ATGCCTATTTTTGCTTCAAATGAAAAAATCATGGTAAAATCTGAAATTAAATCAATTTTGGCCATTAGTTGCCTTCTTCTTGCAATTCCCGACGGAACTGATGCGCAATATGATTACAAATTAGCAACGATCAATCCATTTGCACCGGTTAGCTTGTTTAACTACGCTTCACCGGCTTTGGTAGATATTGATGCGGACGGTGATTTTGATCTGTTCGTAGGGCAATATGCTTCAAATGAAATGCTGTTCTACAGAAATACAGGAACCCGATCCAATCCGGCCTACACCCAACAAACGGGTTCTGACAATCCTCTCGTTAATTATAGAAATAACTCCGGATGTTGCGCTCCGAGTTTCGTAGACATTGACGGTGATGGAGATATGGATATGTTTTCCGGAGTGTGGGTCAATATCATCCGATACTTCAGAAACGATGGCAATGCCATGAACCCGGATTTTGTTTGGGTCACTGATGCCATGAATCCCCTGGATCAGGTCCTGACAGAAGGAATCTGTACCTATCCTGCCTTCATGGATTTTGACGGAGATATGGACATGGATGTGTTTATTACCGATGCGGATGGTAACATTCTGTTTTATGAAAATACAGGCACTAGGAATGAACCAAAATTTACAAGAAATGAAGCGGAGAATCCTATAGCTACAGCAGGATTGAGTGCGAGATCCAAAATTGCATTTCACGATGTCAATGAAGATGGGTTAACCGACGCAGTCATAGGACATGACCTGTCATCACCGGAACTCCTGTATTTTGAAAACACCGGCTCGAAGCAAGCTGCCAAATTTACAAAAAAAACCGGCATAGATAACCCCTTTAGAGATATTACAGGGCCAACCTCTGTAGCACCGGTTTTTGCAGATATTGACAACGATGGCGATAAAGACCTTGTATTAGGGACCCTCCAATCTGTCAGACTCTATGAAGCTGTCCAATCAACCGATGCAAATAACCCTGATTCAGATGAGACAATCATCTTCTATCCCAACCCGACACAAAATAAACTGACTATTTCCGGCACAGAAATATACCACATCGAAATTCTGAATGAGCAAGGTATAACTTTAACTCAAAGCTTAAATCAATCAGCTAACTCTGATATTGATGTATCCGATCTTCCTAAAGGAGTTTACTTCGTTAAGCTAAGCTCCAATAAGAGAAGCTCAATAGAAAAGCTAATCATTTATTAG
- a CDS encoding response regulator transcription factor, whose amino-acid sequence MSNIKCIVIEDEPLAMKVLIEYIGQVPFLELEGSFRNALLAIEFLRENKTDLIFLDLHLPKLKGIDFLKTLVHPPAVIFTTAYHQYALQSYDLNVTDYLLKPFSFERFLVAVNKVKITRQDGSETDDAPTRKDYIFLNVQKKKVKILYSDILYIESQREYIKIVTIKNQFTSKLSTHEMESLLPEKLFKRIHRSFIISTTKVESYTSEQVEINGISIPIGREYRGIMENL is encoded by the coding sequence ATGTCTAATATCAAGTGCATTGTGATTGAGGACGAACCCTTGGCCATGAAAGTACTCATCGAATATATAGGACAGGTACCATTTTTGGAACTAGAAGGAAGTTTCCGAAATGCACTGCTGGCTATTGAATTTCTGCGTGAAAATAAAACTGATCTCATTTTCCTTGATTTACATCTGCCAAAACTAAAGGGAATAGATTTCCTGAAAACCCTGGTTCACCCGCCGGCTGTTATTTTTACAACCGCCTATCATCAATATGCCTTGCAGAGTTATGATCTGAATGTGACAGACTATCTTCTCAAACCCTTTTCATTCGAACGCTTTTTGGTCGCCGTCAATAAGGTAAAGATCACTCGCCAAGATGGTTCAGAGACTGATGATGCACCTACCAGGAAAGACTACATTTTTCTGAATGTTCAAAAGAAAAAAGTGAAAATTCTCTATTCCGATATTTTATACATTGAGAGTCAAAGGGAGTATATCAAGATTGTGACGATCAAAAATCAATTTACGTCAAAGTTGAGTACCCATGAAATGGAAAGCCTGCTTCCTGAAAAACTTTTTAAGAGAATACACCGTTCCTTTATCATCTCAACGACCAAAGTTGAATCATACACATCAGAACAAGTTGAAATAAATGGAATTTCTATTCCCATCGGAAGGGAGTACCGTGGAATTATGGAGAATTTATAA
- a CDS encoding DUF4386 domain-containing protein has translation MNANELKKTARLTGIFYLLWIFTAFYSLVYVQSKTYVKGDAAATAANFLANEFIYRTGIVNGLIGSILWIFIVLLLYRMFVQVHKAQALLMVVLVLVQIPVFFIMNALDLTSLMLFKGEILKTFELYQRQDLSMFIIKINDYISIALEMFWGLWLFPFGYLVYQSGFIPRILGTFLILNGIAYVIHCLTHLIFPIYQDFVFKLSTPIWTLGEVSIMLWLVVKGANIHQKDLLEENKI, from the coding sequence ATGAACGCAAATGAACTAAAGAAAACAGCGAGGTTGACTGGAATCTTCTATCTCCTTTGGATATTTACTGCATTTTATAGTCTTGTATATGTACAATCAAAAACTTATGTCAAAGGAGATGCTGCGGCCACCGCTGCCAATTTTCTGGCGAACGAATTCATATACCGAACAGGGATCGTCAATGGCTTAATTGGTAGCATCCTTTGGATTTTTATCGTTTTGTTATTGTATCGCATGTTTGTGCAAGTTCACAAAGCGCAGGCTCTTTTGATGGTGGTATTGGTATTGGTCCAAATTCCGGTCTTTTTTATCATGAATGCCCTGGATCTGACCTCACTCATGCTTTTTAAAGGTGAAATATTAAAAACATTTGAACTTTACCAACGACAAGATCTGTCCATGTTTATCATAAAAATAAACGACTACATTTCTATTGCGCTTGAAATGTTTTGGGGTCTATGGCTTTTCCCGTTTGGATATCTGGTGTATCAATCAGGATTTATCCCAAGAATATTGGGTACATTTTTGATACTTAATGGAATAGCCTATGTCATTCATTGTTTGACCCATTTAATTTTTCCAATTTATCAGGATTTTGTTTTTAAATTATCGACTCCCATTTGGACTCTGGGAGAAGTTTCAATCATGTTATGGCTAGTAGTCAAAGGGGCTAACATTCATCAGAAAGATCTGTTGGAAGAAAACAAAATTTAA